In Malus sylvestris chromosome 2, drMalSylv7.2, whole genome shotgun sequence, the genomic stretch TCGACGCTTGTAGGGAAACTCGAAAGAGAGTTGCCATCATAAGCCTTTCGTCCATAGTTCTTGTCTGTGTCGTTGTTGCTGCTGTGGTTGGAACCACCGTTCATAATAAATCTGGTGGGAACTCTAAAGGCTCGGCCATCTCCACTTCTGTCAAGGCTGTTTGTGATGTGACCTTGTACCAGGATTCGTGTTACAGCAGTCTTGGTCCTCTGGTTAACTCCAACAATGTTAAGCCTGAGGAGATTTTCAAGTTGGCAATTCAGGTGGCGATCAATGAATTGTCGAAAGCCGCTACTCATTTTTCGGCTGATGGTGTTCTTAATGCGACTGCTAAGGACACAGAGTCTGTGGCAGCTTTGAAAGATTGTCAAGACCTTTTGAGTCTGGCATTGGATCATCTCAACGACTCATTGTCTGACACTAAGTCGTTGGCTGATGTGTTTGATGATCTCAAGACTTGGCTGAGCTCTTCAGGCACATATCAGCAGACTTGCATTGAAGGTTTTGATGATGTAAAAGGAGAACTCAAGGATAAAGTTGTCGGCTACTTGAAGAACTCCAATGAGTTAACTAGCAACAGCCTCGCCATTGTCTCTTGGATTTCCAAAGTCCTTAACTTAGTGAACCTAAGGCGACTtctgacacaccctgatcccACCGATACGTACAGCCAGGGAGTACCAGAGTGGCTGCATCGGAAGGATCGCAAGCTGCTTCAGAGTTCGGATTTGAGGAAGAAGGCAGACATTGTTGTGGCAAGCAATGGCAGTAGCAAATACAAAACAATTCAGGATGCACTCAATGCTGTTCCGGATAAGAGCAAGAAGAGAACAGTCATCTACGTCAAGAAGGGGGTTTATTATGGGAATGTGAGGGTTGAGAAATCCAAGTGGAATGTTTTGGTGGTCGGTGATGGTTCGAATGCAACTATTGTAACTGCCAAACTCAACGTTGTGGATGGAACTCCCACATTTTCCACTGCCACAGTCGGTAATAGTTCGATAAAACTCTGTATAGCTAGCATATTTACTGATCACATTACTGCCGTCCTTTTGAAAGGGGATTCTTCTCATGCAAACGAGTCTCCTTTCAGTGAGAGATCTGATCAGCAATGTTTGCTGGTAAATGTTTCATATTATAATAGTAATAGAAACATTTATTTCTTTGTATGCAGCCGTTTTTGGAAAGGGATTCATTGCCCGGGACATTGGATTTCGCAACACTGCAGGGCCAGCCAAGCACCAGGCAGTGGCCTTGTTGTCAACTGCTGATCAGTCAGTCTTCTATAGGTGCGACATTGATGCATTCCAGGACACTCTCTATGCTCACTCCAATCGCCAATTCTACCGCGAATGCAACAT encodes the following:
- the LOC126613836 gene encoding putative pectinesterase/pectinesterase inhibitor 24, with the translated sequence MSSIKSYGKIDESDQARLDACRETRKRVAIISLSSIVLVCVVVAAVVGTTVHNKSGGNSKGSAISTSVKAVCDVTLYQDSCYSSLGPLVNSNNVKPEEIFKLAIQVAINELSKAATHFSADGVLNATAKDTESVAALKDCQDLLSLALDHLNDSLSDTKSLADVFDDLKTWLSSSGTYQQTCIEGFDDVKGELKDKVVGYLKNSNELTSNSLAIVSWISKVLNLVNLRRLLTHPDPTDTYSQGVPEWLHRKDRKLLQSSDLRKKADIVVASNGSSKYKTIQDALNAVPDKSKKRTVIYVKKGVYYGNVRVEKSKWNVLVVGDGSNATIVTAKLNVVDGTPTFSTATVAVFGKGFIARDIGFRNTAGPAKHQAVALLSTADQSVFYRCDIDAFQDTLYAHSNRQFYRECNIYGTVDFIFGNSAVVLQNCNIMPKVPMRGQQNTITAQGKFDPNQNTGISIHNCSISPFGDLSSVKTFLGRPWKNYSTTVYMQTYMGNLISTDGWLPWVGNSAPDTVFYSEFQNFGPGASAKNRVKWKGLRTINQKAASKFTVHSFLQGTKWISDAGVTYTSSL